In the Candida orthopsilosis Co 90-125, chromosome 7 draft sequence genome, AACCACACCAACCaccacaatttcaaacacaCATCCTCTTGTTACGTATCCAACTATTGTTCAAAAGGGTTTAGTAGCATCAGAAGAATATAATTCAACTCATattcacaacaacaacacactACACACTACACACTACACACTTACTGTAGCATAAACAGGGttttttaaagaaattttcatttcattaCTAATCAGACtaacacacacacacacacatcAGCCATGacaattgattcatcttcTACTTTTGCTTTTGGAACTAGAGCTATCCATGTTGGCGCTCCTATTGATGCTACTACTGGTGCAGTTATTGAACCTATTTCATTATCCACCACATTTGGTCAATCCGAACCTTCAAAGCCAATTGGTATTTATGAATATTCACGTTCAGCCAACCCAAATAGagataattttgaaactgcTGTTGCTTCTTTGGAATCAGCCAAGTACGCTATTGCTTTATCTTCAGGTTCAGCAACCACTGCTTTAGTTATTCAATCTTTGCCAATTGGATCTCATATCATTTCTGGCGGAGATGTTTATGGTGGAACTCATAGATATTTCACTAAAGTAGCCAATCATCATGGTGTTGAAGCTACATTTGTTGGTGACTTGGAATCGGATTTAGAAACTTCTTTAAGACCAGAAACTAAATTAGTATGGTTGGAAACCCcatcaaatccaacttTAAAAGTTACTGATATTACCAAGGTTAAACAGATTTTGCAAGATCATCAAGCAAAAACTGGTAACAAagtgttgttggttgttgataataCATTTTTATCACCTTATATTTCCAACCCATTAAAATTTGGTgctgatgttgttgttcattCAGTTACAAAATATATTAACGGACATTCGGATGTAGTTATGGGTGTTTTGGCCACTAATGATACTGACTTGcatgaaaaatttagatttttacaaaatgcCATTGGATCCATTCCATCACCATTTGATTCTTGGTTAGCTCATAGAGGTTTAAAAACCTTGCACTTGAGATTACGTCAAGCATCTACTTCTGCACAAAAAATTGCTGAATATTTACAATCGAGAATTGAAGATGGTTCAGTAATTCATGTTAACTATCCTGGTTTAAAAGCTCATAAGCAACATGGGGTTGTTTTACGTCAACATAGAGATGGATTAGGTGGAGGAATGATTTCTTTTAGAATTAAAGGTGGAGCCAAAGGAGCTTCAGTTTTCACTTCTTCAACTAAATTATTCACTTTAGCTGAATCACTTGGTGGTattgaatcattgattgaagttCCAGCAATTATGACTCATGGAGGTATTCcgaaagaagaaagagaagcTAATGGTGtttatgatgatttggttAGAGTATCGGTTGGAATTGAAGATACTGATGATTTACTCAAGGACATTGAGCAAGCTTTGCACAAGGTTAAGAATTTGTAAAAAATAGAGAGATACGGTATATATTGTATGATTATGAAGGTTTAATATAAAGTAATTATAGACTACAGATAGGTGTATTATTAGTGTAGCAGCTACAATGGACATGTTGATTAAATTATCACTGTATTAGCCCTTAGTAACAAGGCGGTATTTACTCGGTGGAAGCTGGTGGAAAAATCCTGCACAATGACTGCGGTGTTTGTTGATACACAATCGGCTCATATTTAAGTGTGTTTAATGCAACACTGAAATTTATTATCAATTCCCACCACCATCATAGGTTCTTCCAGTGGGTAATGTTATTAAATATTGACACCTTGTTAAGTATATCACTTCTCTTAACTCAATTGACGACAGCAGCAACTATCGTAGACGTTGAAGAAGAACTTGTTTGTCCTGATTCCAACAATCCAACCATTTGTTACCCCAAAATATTTGTTCCTACAAACGATTGGCAAGTTATAAAACCAGGTCAAGATATTCCAGCAGGATTGCACGTGagattgaatttggaaacatCGGAACGAGAGGCTAAATTGATGACGAGTGAGTCGGATAGCGAGATAAACAATGAAAGTGTTGTTTTAGTGGGAGGGGACAGCGTTGAAGAAAATAACGACAGTCCTGAGAAGTTTAAGCATGAACAAATAGCCAGTGCGCTTCATATTAATAAAAAGAACAAACTGAGGGTGAGTCAAGGTGACTTGtctgatttcaattcagcTGTGGAAGAAGTCGAACAATATGATCAAGATAAAGGAGGTCAACATGATGGCAAAGAACGATTGTTGAAGGCACTAGACACCATCAATGATTTATCTCATGATATTGAGCTTGGTGAGCAATTGACTAGTAATGAAGTGCTTTTCAGAAAATTGATTCTGTTGGCTAGTCCTACAAATGATGTGCAGcttgaagaaaagatttaCAATATCATAGCAGCATCACTTAGGAACAACCCTGGTGCTACACACAATTT is a window encoding:
- a CDS encoding Sil1 protein (S. cerevisiae homolog SIL1 has adenyl-nucleotide exchange factor activity, has role in SRP-dependent cotranslational protein targeting to membrane, translocation and localizes to endoplasmic reticulum) → MLLNIDTLLSISLLLTQLTTAATIVDVEEELVCPDSNNPTICYPKIFVPTNDWQVIKPGQDIPAGLHVRLNLETSEREAKLMTSESDSEINNESVVLVGGDSVEENNDSPEKFKHEQIASALHINKKNKSRVSQGDLSDFNSAVEEVEQYDQDKGGQHDGKERLLKALDTINDLSHDIELGEQLTSNEVLFRKLISLASPTNDVQLEEKIYNIIAASLRNNPGATHNLLSGQVSGFDVGEFITSLLKNIADSPDVIQKRKIGIIQALAQDPLVAQQLFSFDHPKGLNQLIEVYPRLSLDAKIRVVNLLEDLNMRGNSNDKRTIEDTDPDSNLSKFIQQALAEEKFNNGEDVKSYFTHLADIHKNDKNLKPTSEFLQWLSKEVESRKERKKREDVSKEDLDFDKFMLTARYEIFGNPMGLRKATADEL
- a CDS encoding Cys3 cystathionine gamma-lyase; amino-acid sequence: MTIDSSSTFAFGTRAIHVGAPIDATTGAVIEPISLSTTFGQSEPSKPIGIYEYSRSANPNRDNFETAVASLESAKYAIALSSGSATTALVIQSLPIGSHIISGGDVYGGTHRYFTKVANHHGVEATFVGDLESDLETSLRPETKLVWLETPSNPTLKVTDITKVKQILQDHQAKTGNKVLLVVDNTFLSPYISNPLKFGADVVVHSVTKYINGHSDVVMGVLATNDTDLHEKFRFLQNAIGSIPSPFDSWLAHRGLKTLHLRLRQASTSAQKIAEYLQSRIEDGSVIHVNYPGLKAHKQHGVVLRQHRDGLGGGMISFRIKGGAKGASVFTSSTKLFTLAESLGGIESLIEVPAIMTHGGIPKEEREANGVYDDLVRVSVGIEDTDDLLKDIEQALHKVKNL